The Puntigrus tetrazona isolate hp1 chromosome 3, ASM1883169v1, whole genome shotgun sequence genome contains a region encoding:
- the LOC122334835 gene encoding SEC14-like protein 1 isoform X2 yields MVQKYQSPVRVYKYPFELIMAAYERRFPNCPLIPMFVSSMIISECHSEDEATQVIERRCTVDVDAPRLLKRGKEIIEFHLKQLEEEGITHMPRWAPPPTPAPCHALPVSSARAIPACSSRAHLGSTDVLPGSPDDKLDADYISRYLGKLTPFQESCLIRLRQWLQETHKGKIPKDQHVLRFLRSRDFNLEKAKEALCQTLTWRKQHQIDFLLDTWQCPQLLQDYYTGGWHHHDKDGRPLYILRLGQMDTKGLVRVLGEETLLRHVLSINEEGLRHCEENTKIFGKPISCWTCLVDLEGLNMRHLWRPGIKALLRTIELVGANYPETLGRLLILRAPRVFPVLWTLVSPFIDENTRKKFLIYAGNDYQGPGGLVDYINRDFIPDFLGGDALCDVPEGGLVPKSLYRTAEELENEEVKLWNETIYKSASVLKGGPHEVLIEITEVSSVITWDFDVCKGDVIFNIYHSRRAPQPIKRDGLSTHNLGCPAGNNIQLIDRSWMLGQDYSLVETALTCREGESVQGSHVTRWPGFYILQWRLYSSPPCSSSSRPRVDDVLASLQVSSHKCKVMYFTEVLHSTDFRGSMSSLESSHSGFSLLSAATTSSNQSRTESTVSR; encoded by the exons gCCTATGAGAGAAGATTCCCAAACTGTCCTCTGATACCCATGTTTGTGAGTAGTATGATCATCAGTGAGTGTCATAGTGAAGACGAGGCGACCCAAGTGATTGAGCGCCGATGTACCGTGGACGTTGATGCTCCTAGGCTTCTAAAGAGG GGAAAAGAGATTATTGAATTTCATCTCAAACAACTGGAGGAGGAGGGAATCACCCACATGCCCCGCTGGGCACCTCCTCCTACCCCCGCCCCGTGTCACGCCCTGCCTGTCAGCTCAGCCAGAGCTATCCCAGCATGCAGCAGCAGAGCTCACCTCGGCTCCACGGACGTCCTGCCAGGCTCTCCGGATG ACAAGTTAGACGCAGACTACATCTCCCGCTATCTGGGAAAACTGACCCCATTCCAAGAGAGCTGTCTCATTCGACTACGACAGTGGCTGCAGGAAACACACAAAGGCAAG ATCCCTAAAGACCAGCATGTGCTGCGTTTCCTGCGCTCACGGGACTTTAATCTGGAAAAGGCCAAAGAGGCTTTGTGCCAGACGCTCACATGGAGGAAGCAGCATCAGATAGACTTCCTGTTGGACACTTGGCAGTGTCCACAGCTCCTGCAGGACTACTACACAGGAGGCTGGCACCACCACGACAAAG ATGGACGTCCTCTTTATATCCTTCGACTTGGACAAATGGACACGAAAGGTTTAGTACGGGTGCTGGGAGAAGAGACCCTCCTGAGACAT GTGCTGTCCATCAACGAGGAAGGTCTCAGACACTGTGAAGAGAACACTAAAATATTTGGAAAACCAATCAG TTGTTGGACGTGTCTGGTGGATCTTGAGGGGTTAAATATGAGGCATCTGTGGAGACCAGGAATCAAAGCCTTGCTGAGGACGATAGAGCTTGTAGGAGCCAACTACCCTGAAACACTGGGCCGTCTCCTCATACTCAGAGCACCCAGAGTGTTTCCAGTGCTCTGGACTttg GTGAGTCCGTTCATCGACGAAAACACACGGAAGAAGTTCCTCATCTATGCTGGGAACGACTACCAAGGTCCGGGAGGTCTGGTGGACTACATCAACAGAGACTTCATCCCTGACTTCTTAGGAGGAGATGCTCTG TGCGACGTTCCTGAGGGTGGTCTGGTTCCCAAATCTCTGTATCGTACGGCCGAGGAGCTGGAAAACGAGGAGGTTAAACTGTGGAACGAAACCATCTACAAGAGCGCGAGTGTGCTGAAGGGAGGTCCACACGAG GTGCTGATAGAGATTACGGAGGTCTCGTCCGTCATCACGTGGGACTTTGATGTGTGTAAAGGTGACGTGATCTTCAATATCTATCACTCCAGGAGAGCTCCTCAGCCAATTAAAAGAGACGGTCTGAGCACGCACAACCTCGGCTGTCCCGCCGGGAACAACATCCAGCTCATCGACAGATCCTGGATGCTCGGACAAGACTACAGCCTGGTGGAGACGGCCCTGACCTGCCGAGAGGGAGAGAGCGTACAG GGATCTCACGTGACGCGCTGGCCTGGCTTCTACATCCTTCAGTGGCGTCTTTATAGCAGCCCGCCATGCTCTTCGTCCAGTCGGCCGCGCGTAGATGACGTTCTGGCCTCTCTGCAGGTCTCCTCACACAAATGCAAAGTCATGTATTTCACCGAGGTGCTGCACTCCACTGACTTCAG GGGCTCCATGAGCAGCTTGGAGTCGAGTCACAGCGGTTTCTCTCTGCTCAGCGCCGCCACCACTTCCTCCAACCAATCACGGACAGAGTCAACCGTCTCCAGATAG
- the LOC122334835 gene encoding SEC14-like protein 1 isoform X1, with translation MVQKYQSPVRVYKYPFELIMAAYERRFPNCPLIPMFVSSMIISECHSEDEATQVIERRCTVDVDAPRLLKRIAGVEYMYFIQKNSLNRRERTLHIEAYNESFSSRVNVFEHCCYTVHPENEDWTCFEQSASMDIKSFFGFESTAEKIAMKQYATSIKKGKEIIEFHLKQLEEEGITHMPRWAPPPTPAPCHALPVSSARAIPACSSRAHLGSTDVLPGSPDDKLDADYISRYLGKLTPFQESCLIRLRQWLQETHKGKIPKDQHVLRFLRSRDFNLEKAKEALCQTLTWRKQHQIDFLLDTWQCPQLLQDYYTGGWHHHDKDGRPLYILRLGQMDTKGLVRVLGEETLLRHVLSINEEGLRHCEENTKIFGKPISCWTCLVDLEGLNMRHLWRPGIKALLRTIELVGANYPETLGRLLILRAPRVFPVLWTLVSPFIDENTRKKFLIYAGNDYQGPGGLVDYINRDFIPDFLGGDALCDVPEGGLVPKSLYRTAEELENEEVKLWNETIYKSASVLKGGPHEVLIEITEVSSVITWDFDVCKGDVIFNIYHSRRAPQPIKRDGLSTHNLGCPAGNNIQLIDRSWMLGQDYSLVETALTCREGESVQGSHVTRWPGFYILQWRLYSSPPCSSSSRPRVDDVLASLQVSSHKCKVMYFTEVLHSTDFRGSMSSLESSHSGFSLLSAATTSSNQSRTESTVSR, from the exons gCCTATGAGAGAAGATTCCCAAACTGTCCTCTGATACCCATGTTTGTGAGTAGTATGATCATCAGTGAGTGTCATAGTGAAGACGAGGCGACCCAAGTGATTGAGCGCCGATGTACCGTGGACGTTGATGCTCCTAGGCTTCTAAAGAGG ATAGCAGGAGTGGAGTACATGTATTTCATCCAGAAGAACTCTTTGAACCGAAGAGAGAGAACTCTGCACATCGAGGCCTACAACGAGTCCTTCTCCAGCAGAGTCAACGTCTTTGAGCACTGCTGCTACACG GTTCACCCAGAGAATGAAGACTGGACCTGTTTTGAGCAGTCTGCCAGCATGGACATTAAATCCTTTTTCGGATTTGAGAGCACAGCAGAGAAGATTGCAATGAAGCAGTACGCCACCAGTATTAAAAAG GGAAAAGAGATTATTGAATTTCATCTCAAACAACTGGAGGAGGAGGGAATCACCCACATGCCCCGCTGGGCACCTCCTCCTACCCCCGCCCCGTGTCACGCCCTGCCTGTCAGCTCAGCCAGAGCTATCCCAGCATGCAGCAGCAGAGCTCACCTCGGCTCCACGGACGTCCTGCCAGGCTCTCCGGATG ACAAGTTAGACGCAGACTACATCTCCCGCTATCTGGGAAAACTGACCCCATTCCAAGAGAGCTGTCTCATTCGACTACGACAGTGGCTGCAGGAAACACACAAAGGCAAG ATCCCTAAAGACCAGCATGTGCTGCGTTTCCTGCGCTCACGGGACTTTAATCTGGAAAAGGCCAAAGAGGCTTTGTGCCAGACGCTCACATGGAGGAAGCAGCATCAGATAGACTTCCTGTTGGACACTTGGCAGTGTCCACAGCTCCTGCAGGACTACTACACAGGAGGCTGGCACCACCACGACAAAG ATGGACGTCCTCTTTATATCCTTCGACTTGGACAAATGGACACGAAAGGTTTAGTACGGGTGCTGGGAGAAGAGACCCTCCTGAGACAT GTGCTGTCCATCAACGAGGAAGGTCTCAGACACTGTGAAGAGAACACTAAAATATTTGGAAAACCAATCAG TTGTTGGACGTGTCTGGTGGATCTTGAGGGGTTAAATATGAGGCATCTGTGGAGACCAGGAATCAAAGCCTTGCTGAGGACGATAGAGCTTGTAGGAGCCAACTACCCTGAAACACTGGGCCGTCTCCTCATACTCAGAGCACCCAGAGTGTTTCCAGTGCTCTGGACTttg GTGAGTCCGTTCATCGACGAAAACACACGGAAGAAGTTCCTCATCTATGCTGGGAACGACTACCAAGGTCCGGGAGGTCTGGTGGACTACATCAACAGAGACTTCATCCCTGACTTCTTAGGAGGAGATGCTCTG TGCGACGTTCCTGAGGGTGGTCTGGTTCCCAAATCTCTGTATCGTACGGCCGAGGAGCTGGAAAACGAGGAGGTTAAACTGTGGAACGAAACCATCTACAAGAGCGCGAGTGTGCTGAAGGGAGGTCCACACGAG GTGCTGATAGAGATTACGGAGGTCTCGTCCGTCATCACGTGGGACTTTGATGTGTGTAAAGGTGACGTGATCTTCAATATCTATCACTCCAGGAGAGCTCCTCAGCCAATTAAAAGAGACGGTCTGAGCACGCACAACCTCGGCTGTCCCGCCGGGAACAACATCCAGCTCATCGACAGATCCTGGATGCTCGGACAAGACTACAGCCTGGTGGAGACGGCCCTGACCTGCCGAGAGGGAGAGAGCGTACAG GGATCTCACGTGACGCGCTGGCCTGGCTTCTACATCCTTCAGTGGCGTCTTTATAGCAGCCCGCCATGCTCTTCGTCCAGTCGGCCGCGCGTAGATGACGTTCTGGCCTCTCTGCAGGTCTCCTCACACAAATGCAAAGTCATGTATTTCACCGAGGTGCTGCACTCCACTGACTTCAG GGGCTCCATGAGCAGCTTGGAGTCGAGTCACAGCGGTTTCTCTCTGCTCAGCGCCGCCACCACTTCCTCCAACCAATCACGGACAGAGTCAACCGTCTCCAGATAG